The following proteins are encoded in a genomic region of Ammospiza caudacuta isolate bAmmCau1 chromosome 3, bAmmCau1.pri, whole genome shotgun sequence:
- the LAMP5 gene encoding lysosome-associated membrane glycoprotein 5, with protein MAGGLLPGLLFILHAAARLAAEQEVENLSGLSPNPEKDIFVVRENRTTCLMAEFAAKFIVPYDVWASNYVDLITEQADIPLSRGAEMKGKCGTNESELELSWLDQAYTLKLSFLKEGHNTSRGPEASWKLSRIQFTYDTSERTYFKDAVSPGKHTASSHRLSALVTPAGRSYECQAQQTIALVSSDHQKSVQLLLSEVRLQPFDIPADFVFSEEHKCPVDQQEQLEETLPLILGLILGLVIVVTLGIYHIHHKLTASQVQIPRDRSQYKHMG; from the exons ATGGCCGGGGGGCTTCTCCCGGGGCTGCTTTTCATCTTGC ACGCCGCGGCTCGCCTGGCCGCCGAGCAAGAAGTTGAAAACCTCTCCGGGCTCTCCCCTAACCCCGAGAAGGACATCTTCGTGGTGCGGGAAAACCGGACGACGTGTCTCATGGCCGAATTCGCCGCCAAGTTCATCGTCCCCTACGACGTGTGGGCCAGCAATTATGTGGAT CTGATCACGGAGCAAGCCGATATCCCGCTGTCGCGGGGCGCCGAGATGAAGGGCAAGTGCGGCACGAACGAGTCGGAGCTGGAGCTCTCGTGGCTGGACCAAGCGTACACCCTCAAACTCTCCTTCCTGAAG GAGGGGCACAACACGTCCCGGGGCCCCGAGGCGTCCTGGAAGCTCAGCCGGATCCAGTTCACGTACGACACCTCCGAGCGCACCTACTTCAAGGATGCCGTCAGCC CCGGGAAGCACACGGCCAGCTCGCACCGGCTCTCGGCCCTGGTGACCCCTGCCGGCCGCTCCTACGAGTGCCAGGCGCAGCAGACCATCGCCCTCGTCTCCAGCGACCACCAGAAGTCcgtgcagctcctgctgtcgGAAGTGCGGCTCCAGCCCTTCGACATCCCCGCGGATTTTGTCTTCAGTGAAG agcacaAGTGCCCGGTggaccagcaggagcagctggaggaaaCGCTGCCCCTGATCCTGGGGCTGATCCTGGGGCTGGTGATCGTGGTCACCCTGGGCATCTACCACATCCACCACAAGCTGACAGCCAGCCAGGTGCAGATCCCTCGGGACAGATCTCAGTACAAACACATGGGCTAG